Proteins from a single region of Geitlerinema sp. PCC 9228:
- the csm2 gene encoding type III-A CRISPR-associated protein Csm2 → MPEENQQKTEQDLCKRIQSLQGLKDYPIRKLVEDAEGFGPYLKRKRLETNQIRKFLDAINRVKTTLSQIDIDTNKTQQEANTDEPKKLPEQTKFDYVEADIVLLKPKLAYAAARQSSAQPLSDVMSVAIDKVHSVQDFERLVQFIEAIIAYHKAAGGK, encoded by the coding sequence ATGCCAGAAGAAAATCAACAAAAAACGGAACAAGATTTATGTAAAAGAATCCAGAGTCTTCAAGGCTTAAAAGATTATCCCATTCGGAAGCTAGTTGAAGATGCAGAAGGATTCGGTCCTTATCTAAAAAGGAAACGTTTGGAGACGAACCAAATTCGCAAGTTTCTTGACGCCATAAACCGCGTCAAAACCACACTATCCCAAATAGATATTGATACAAACAAAACCCAACAGGAAGCAAACACAGACGAACCGAAAAAACTGCCAGAACAGACCAAATTTGACTATGTTGAGGCAGATATTGTCCTCCTCAAACCCAAATTGGCTTATGCTGCTGCCAGGCAAAGTTCGGCACAGCCTCTAAGTGACGTTATGTCAGTAGCCATTGACAAAGTTCATAGCGTTCAAGATTTTGAACGTCTCGTACAATTCATCGAAGCCATTATTGCCTATCACAAAGCAGCTGGAGGAAAATAA
- the csm3 gene encoding type III-A CRISPR-associated RAMP protein Csm3, with the protein MPASFQQKPLKGKLRLVSTIRVETGLHIGGGGETLEIGGIDKPVLRDPLTKEPYLAGSSIKGKLRSILERLLNKPLNRPGGSGTYRYESDDLEDGYSKVQGQKIWFQGAKHCPLSRVFGSTGNNCWIETSIAEDQQLSYQNTETDENGKQYSFIRGRNAPARLLVRDAHLTPKSAEDLKKIDTGLFMTEWKFENGLDRVTAAANPRQLERVPKGTEFNFELVYTVEDPNQVEEDLRNIAIALAILEDDALGGHGSRGYGKISFHNFKLYYRSIEKYRDIVGNGGSSFDPIYQKENTPEFLEDFGNVNQQIRGSLDEQ; encoded by the coding sequence ATGCCTGCATCTTTCCAACAAAAACCCTTAAAAGGAAAACTGCGTCTGGTTAGTACGATTCGTGTCGAAACTGGATTGCATATTGGTGGCGGCGGAGAAACATTGGAGATTGGTGGAATCGATAAGCCAGTTCTTCGCGATCCTCTCACTAAAGAACCCTACCTTGCTGGATCTTCTATCAAAGGCAAGTTGCGTTCAATTTTAGAACGTTTGCTCAACAAACCTCTCAATCGTCCGGGAGGTTCGGGTACTTATCGTTATGAAAGCGATGATTTAGAGGATGGATATTCCAAGGTTCAAGGACAAAAAATCTGGTTTCAAGGAGCAAAACACTGTCCGTTAAGTCGTGTTTTTGGTTCGACTGGAAATAATTGCTGGATTGAAACTTCTATAGCCGAGGACCAACAATTATCATACCAGAATACTGAGACGGATGAAAATGGCAAACAATATAGTTTCATCAGAGGCAGAAATGCTCCTGCTCGTTTGCTCGTTCGCGACGCTCATCTAACGCCAAAATCTGCGGAAGACCTGAAAAAAATTGATACGGGATTGTTCATGACGGAGTGGAAATTTGAAAATGGTTTGGACCGCGTAACGGCGGCTGCCAATCCCCGTCAGTTGGAACGAGTTCCTAAAGGAACCGAGTTTAATTTTGAACTGGTTTACACCGTAGAAGACCCCAATCAAGTTGAAGAAGATTTGCGCAATATTGCGATCGCTTTGGCTATTTTAGAAGACGATGCGTTGGGAGGACACGGTTCTCGCGGCTACGGGAAAATTAGTTTCCATAACTTTAAACTGTACTATCGCAGCATCGAAAAATATAGGGATATTGTAGGAAACGGTGGCAGTTCGTTCGATCCCATTTACCAGAAAGAGAATACACCAGAATTCCTAGAAGATTTTGGTAATGTCAACCAACAAATTCGCGGTTCTCTCGATGAACAATAG
- the csm4 gene encoding type III-A CRISPR-associated RAMP protein Csm4 → MSVWRLVKLNFGRTPVHFGEVGIGIEKTGERVKSDTLFSAWITAYARLFGKDEVEHLLTRFLSSPPVRMSSTFVYRRYQDTNKNYQDIYYLPRPLQFPPNYPDEDLSFFKSYKKLKYLPLPVWQRWYQGKGFTESDREQLETETKGKSNGCLWQQGTFDYGKAYQSHKVPRISVDRTTQATNLYHTGLVQFQWESTDNGIQNLAGLYFLLEFPEEDSQLESNLKAALHLLGEDGLGGERSTGAGRFEVESFEELPEQWQKLLEFPSTSSYRCLLSLLWENEASKLTALMNGGENIGYEILERGGWVFSPFSGRQSRRQMVRMFAEGSVFAGVPEGTLADVTPPSFQAHSIYRNGIGLSLPIQVKTASKDNTKEAS, encoded by the coding sequence ATGAGCGTTTGGAGATTGGTCAAACTCAATTTTGGACGTACTCCCGTCCATTTTGGGGAAGTAGGCATTGGTATTGAGAAAACAGGCGAACGAGTAAAGTCGGATACTTTATTTAGTGCTTGGATAACGGCTTATGCTCGTTTGTTTGGCAAGGATGAAGTAGAACATTTATTAACAAGATTTTTAAGTTCGCCACCAGTGCGAATGAGTTCTACATTTGTCTACCGACGATATCAAGACACAAACAAAAACTACCAAGATATCTACTACCTTCCCCGTCCTTTGCAATTTCCTCCGAACTATCCTGACGAGGATTTGAGCTTTTTTAAAAGCTACAAAAAGTTAAAATATCTTCCTTTGCCTGTATGGCAACGTTGGTATCAAGGGAAAGGTTTTACAGAAAGCGATCGCGAACAATTAGAAACAGAAACCAAAGGGAAATCCAATGGTTGCTTGTGGCAACAAGGTACTTTTGATTATGGCAAAGCATACCAGTCCCATAAAGTACCACGAATTTCCGTCGATCGCACAACCCAAGCCACCAATTTGTACCATACTGGTCTCGTACAGTTCCAATGGGAATCCACTGACAATGGAATTCAAAATTTAGCTGGATTGTATTTTCTTTTGGAATTTCCCGAAGAAGATAGCCAACTAGAAAGCAATTTGAAAGCTGCACTGCATTTATTGGGAGAAGACGGTCTTGGCGGCGAACGTTCCACAGGTGCCGGACGTTTTGAGGTAGAATCTTTTGAAGAGTTACCCGAACAATGGCAAAAATTGTTGGAATTTCCTTCAACTAGTTCCTATCGCTGTTTGCTGAGCTTGCTTTGGGAAAACGAGGCTTCAAAACTAACTGCATTAATGAATGGCGGCGAGAATATTGGTTACGAAATTCTCGAACGCGGTGGCTGGGTTTTTTCACCATTTTCCGGTCGTCAATCTCGTCGCCAGATGGTGAGGATGTTTGCAGAGGGATCGGTATTTGCCGGTGTTCCTGAAGGTACGTTGGCTGATGTTACGCCACCGAGTTTCCAAGCTCATTCTATTTATCGCAATGGCATTGGTCTCAGTCTTCCCATTCAAGTGAAAACAGCAAGCAAAGACAATACCAAGGAGGCTTCGTAA
- the csm5 gene encoding type III-A CRISPR-associated RAMP protein Csm5: protein MVATSDKAIPKPNFYDTKRIRLTSPLLHIGSELQSLNPFEYVATSDRVFYPNSEALARALYKRGALPDYIARIEARESIISLLEDVFGDEWQREKDDRGNPLFPKHRICRKWTNNSITDLRPAIRNGMGQLYIPGSSIKGAIRTAIAYYLLKHEDTYRLPEEKRTSHIEQQLRERIGGGSLKKTAKFADDELFMDDIFANFQLSYQGKQAKTKNKPSPNTDFMRAVQVTDSQPIEFTVIKRRDKKIPYNIPAIAEVIVSSRFPNGKAKYRASLYVEIIHNIRTEFSISVDTDMLKWFKHRQGMKLPFQNTQDLLNICQEFAQEQWEAERIYWQNISSNPNAGDRNLDFSLIKERVYQQEACPYSLRLGWGSGLLGTTVGLCLDEELVEKIRDACGIAAPQFEAPKSRRTVVNSKGEIRYVPGWTNLKILE, encoded by the coding sequence ATGGTAGCGACCTCAGATAAAGCAATTCCCAAACCAAATTTTTACGATACCAAACGTATTCGGCTAACCAGTCCTCTATTGCATATTGGTTCCGAACTTCAAAGTTTAAATCCTTTTGAATACGTCGCCACCAGCGATCGCGTTTTTTATCCCAACTCAGAAGCGTTGGCAAGAGCTTTGTACAAACGGGGAGCTCTTCCAGATTATATCGCTAGAATTGAAGCAAGAGAATCTATTATTTCGCTGCTGGAAGATGTATTTGGCGATGAGTGGCAACGGGAAAAAGACGATCGCGGCAATCCGCTTTTTCCCAAGCATCGCATTTGTCGCAAATGGACCAATAATAGCATCACCGATTTGCGTCCAGCTATCAGAAACGGTATGGGACAATTATATATTCCCGGTTCTTCGATTAAAGGAGCTATTCGTACCGCGATCGCATATTATCTCCTAAAACACGAAGACACATATCGACTTCCCGAAGAAAAGCGTACGAGTCATATTGAACAGCAGTTAAGAGAACGGATCGGAGGTGGTTCGCTCAAAAAAACAGCCAAGTTTGCCGATGATGAACTATTCATGGACGATATCTTTGCTAATTTTCAACTAAGTTATCAAGGAAAGCAAGCAAAAACCAAAAATAAACCCAGTCCCAATACAGATTTCATGCGAGCTGTTCAAGTCACCGATTCGCAACCTATAGAGTTTACTGTTATCAAAAGAAGAGATAAGAAAATTCCGTACAATATTCCAGCAATTGCTGAAGTTATTGTTTCCAGCAGATTTCCCAACGGAAAAGCCAAATATAGAGCTTCTTTATATGTAGAAATTATCCATAACATTCGTACGGAGTTTTCCATTAGCGTAGATACAGACATGCTCAAGTGGTTTAAACACCGACAAGGCATGAAACTACCCTTCCAAAACACGCAGGATTTGCTGAATATTTGTCAGGAATTTGCTCAAGAACAGTGGGAAGCCGAACGAATTTACTGGCAAAACATCTCTAGTAATCCCAATGCTGGCGATCGCAATTTAGATTTTAGTTTAATTAAAGAGAGAGTTTATCAACAAGAAGCGTGTCCCTATTCTTTACGCCTTGGCTGGGGAAGTGGTTTGTTGGGAACGACTGTGGGATTGTGTTTGGATGAAGAACTTGTCGAGAAAATTCGCGATGCCTGTGGTATTGCAGCTCCTCAATTTGAAGCTCCCAAATCTCGGCGTACTGTCGTAAATTCAAAGGGAGAAATTCGCTATGTTCCCGGTTGGACTAACTTAAAAATATTGGAATAA
- the cas6 gene encoding CRISPR system precrRNA processing endoribonuclease RAMP protein Cas6, producing MLIESKWQIAVSEATTIPRSYRIALAKELHQRLGWEMGGNDIPPITSSGIIGVCSTSKEYVTFHPEECYTLYLCGLNEAAAKAIASLELPPTLAFLGGQFHIRDRQDTTTTYEQLYTATVAEEPEPTRHFNLRFLSPTAFSQGKTHLPLPVPTLMFRSWLERWNHFASIYLGGDELIAYLQDAVVIQRHNIQTSRFQLSKGYINGFAGSVTLRTFHRVDPLLANVVHLLIEYGRFAGTGIKTRLGMGKTELMLPEASMEEKTVA from the coding sequence ATGTTAATTGAGTCTAAATGGCAAATTGCTGTATCGGAAGCAACGACCATTCCTCGTTCCTATCGCATTGCTTTGGCGAAAGAACTACACCAACGCCTGGGATGGGAAATGGGAGGCAACGATATTCCCCCAATCACGTCATCGGGAATTATTGGGGTTTGTTCCACGTCCAAAGAATACGTGACGTTTCATCCAGAAGAATGCTATACCCTCTATTTGTGTGGGTTAAACGAAGCTGCTGCCAAAGCGATCGCATCTTTAGAATTACCGCCAACATTGGCATTTTTAGGAGGTCAGTTTCACATTCGCGATCGCCAAGATACCACGACAACCTACGAACAATTATACACTGCTACTGTCGCTGAAGAACCAGAACCCACCAGACATTTTAACCTGCGTTTTTTATCTCCCACCGCTTTCTCCCAAGGCAAAACCCACCTACCGCTACCAGTTCCCACGTTAATGTTTCGCAGTTGGTTGGAACGATGGAATCATTTTGCCTCTATTTACCTAGGCGGCGACGAACTGATTGCCTATTTACAAGATGCGGTGGTTATCCAAAGACACAATATCCAAACCAGCCGCTTTCAACTTTCAAAGGGATACATTAACGGATTTGCCGGAAGCGTTACGTTACGAACTTTCCATCGTGTCGATCCGTTGCTAGCCAACGTAGTTCATTTATTGATTGAATATGGCAGATTTGCTGGTACGGGAATTAAGACTCGCTTGGGGATGGGAAAAACAGAGTTGATGTTACCGGAGGCATCTATGGAAGAGAAAACGGTTGCATGA
- a CDS encoding putative CRISPR-associated protein, producing the protein MVTTFICSTGTSAAKILQMKPPQFQQWIEQQNDVEAAAEALFQEFRDLEPSGENLQKKLSAEIHSLVRMKLDSRDRVLLLSSSTDDGYCCALAVAKYLQHHWQVDVTTEKIPELQVKDAEAFRREGVVRFVKRVITEINNYGNDNAILNPTGGFKALVPYTVLIGMLKGVVCRYIFEQSTTVLDLPPLPVEFKRSQFEAYRELFEKIERDTDISKSEWEAQIPYNQRKWFDALIEEIGDRVTLSAIGFLFLDEIRNASTFVPYLSKVALDECFNNLNQLDECNPIQFLERVSRSQEAFRQAEHINLGNGVRWLKPGRTTDRYLVSIEGWQLLVWRAIREDEIGKDYPNQIKVNPNRERRRYAPFVRIDEYLAAQMLK; encoded by the coding sequence ATGGTTACAACTTTTATTTGTTCCACCGGAACCAGTGCAGCCAAAATTTTACAAATGAAACCGCCGCAGTTTCAGCAATGGATAGAACAGCAAAACGATGTGGAAGCGGCTGCCGAAGCCTTATTTCAAGAGTTTCGCGACCTGGAACCTAGTGGCGAAAATTTACAAAAGAAACTTTCCGCTGAAATCCATTCTCTGGTTCGCATGAAATTGGATTCCCGAGATCGAGTTTTGTTACTATCCTCCAGTACGGATGATGGATACTGTTGTGCTTTGGCTGTTGCCAAATACTTGCAACATCATTGGCAAGTTGATGTCACGACAGAAAAAATTCCTGAATTGCAGGTAAAAGATGCTGAGGCATTTCGCCGGGAAGGTGTTGTTCGTTTCGTGAAACGGGTCATTACAGAAATTAATAACTACGGTAACGATAATGCGATCTTAAATCCCACCGGTGGTTTTAAAGCATTGGTTCCCTATACCGTTCTTATCGGTATGTTGAAAGGCGTTGTTTGTCGGTATATTTTCGAGCAATCTACCACCGTTCTAGACTTGCCTCCCTTGCCGGTTGAATTTAAGCGTTCTCAATTTGAAGCTTATCGAGAACTGTTTGAAAAAATCGAGCGAGATACCGATATTTCCAAATCGGAATGGGAAGCACAAATTCCTTACAATCAAAGAAAATGGTTCGATGCTTTGATTGAGGAAATTGGCGATCGCGTTACTTTATCAGCTATTGGTTTTTTATTTTTAGATGAAATTAGAAATGCCTCCACGTTTGTTCCCTATTTATCTAAAGTAGCTTTAGATGAATGTTTTAACAATCTCAACCAGCTAGATGAGTGCAATCCTATACAGTTTCTCGAACGAGTGTCTCGTTCTCAGGAGGCTTTTCGTCAAGCAGAACATATCAATTTAGGGAATGGCGTACGCTGGTTGAAACCTGGTAGAACAACAGACCGCTATTTGGTTTCTATTGAAGGTTGGCAATTGTTAGTATGGCGAGCGATTCGTGAAGACGAAATAGGTAAAGATTATCCCAATCAAATTAAAGTAAATCCCAATCGAGAACGAAGGAGGTATGCTCCATTTGTGCGTATAGATGAGTATTTGGCAGCTCAGATGCTAAAATAA
- a CDS encoding DUF2283 domain-containing protein, with amino-acid sequence MSNVTFFYDRDADILYINQCPPYAEQESEELDGDIVARFNPETGEVENLELLFFSKRLQNSQVLELPIQGKFLLNQ; translated from the coding sequence ATGTCAAACGTAACTTTTTTTTACGATCGCGATGCTGATATTTTATATATTAACCAATGTCCACCCTATGCCGAACAGGAATCGGAAGAACTGGATGGAGACATCGTTGCTAGGTTCAATCCGGAAACTGGGGAAGTAGAAAACTTGGAACTGCTATTCTTTTCAAAAAGATTGCAAAACTCCCAAGTGTTAGAACTTCCCATTCAGGGAAAATTTTTACTAAATCAGTAA
- a CDS encoding TIGR02710 family CRISPR-associated CARF protein, with protein MSKILLITVGGSPQPIITAVQSLNPDRVVFVCSGGSRGSETQIIGEGKPCEIRQGAQVVDRLPNLPTYLELGDRFQANRDLITISNPDDLSQNYRAIAEKVREIRQELPQANLLADYTGGTKTMSVALAMVALDYGAKVHLTTNTTRENLIRVEAGERVKAAAVSSVTVNRTVEQFIPRVLQQYNYPAAIAELKILLQNMELSQEDRLRIEQLLDCCEGLDAWDKFDHRKAIACLRNYLKEPALKDLILFLKRVMGSRQEFAAAIGDEFETADGINRHGYEIVEDILLNAERRATLARYDDAVARLYRALELLVQVRLWEGYQIQTGDVDVTKLPASLQEKYEAERSPTKGKIQLALTKSYELLAELPDDPLGKIYLEYKDKLLDILTARNDSILAHGMRPVTKNQYQQIASLVKTFVTTGIDAVVVGKKKHAPVQFPLQLPF; from the coding sequence ATGTCTAAAATCCTACTTATTACCGTTGGCGGGTCTCCGCAACCCATCATTACCGCAGTTCAAAGCCTCAACCCCGATCGCGTGGTCTTTGTTTGTTCCGGCGGTTCTAGAGGCAGCGAAACCCAAATTATTGGCGAAGGAAAACCCTGCGAAATTCGTCAAGGCGCACAAGTGGTCGATCGCTTGCCAAATTTACCGACATATCTGGAATTAGGCGATCGCTTTCAAGCAAATCGCGATTTAATAACCATATCCAACCCTGACGATCTATCACAAAATTACCGCGCGATCGCAGAAAAAGTACGCGAAATTCGACAGGAACTTCCCCAAGCCAATCTTCTAGCCGACTATACCGGCGGCACCAAAACCATGTCGGTGGCATTGGCAATGGTAGCTTTGGATTATGGCGCGAAAGTTCATTTAACCACCAATACCACCCGGGAAAATTTAATTCGCGTAGAAGCGGGAGAACGGGTCAAAGCCGCTGCTGTATCTTCCGTTACTGTTAATCGGACGGTAGAACAATTTATTCCCCGGGTTCTCCAACAGTATAACTATCCAGCCGCGATCGCGGAGTTGAAAATTTTGTTACAAAACATGGAACTATCCCAAGAGGATCGACTTCGCATCGAACAACTGTTGGATTGCTGCGAAGGGTTGGATGCTTGGGATAAATTCGACCACAGAAAAGCGATCGCGTGCTTGCGAAATTATCTCAAAGAACCGGCACTCAAAGACTTAATCTTATTTCTAAAACGGGTCATGGGAAGCCGTCAAGAATTTGCGGCAGCCATTGGCGATGAATTTGAAACAGCCGATGGCATCAACAGACATGGTTACGAAATTGTGGAAGATATTCTTCTCAACGCCGAACGCCGCGCTACGTTGGCACGATACGACGATGCCGTAGCTAGATTGTATCGCGCTTTGGAACTTTTGGTGCAAGTTCGTCTTTGGGAAGGGTATCAAATCCAAACTGGCGATGTGGATGTCACCAAATTGCCAGCATCCCTACAGGAAAAATACGAAGCGGAACGTTCTCCCACCAAGGGAAAAATTCAACTGGCATTGACCAAAAGTTACGAACTACTTGCCGAGTTACCAGATGACCCCCTCGGCAAAATTTATCTGGAATATAAAGACAAACTTTTGGATATTTTAACCGCGCGCAACGATTCTATTTTAGCCCATGGTATGCGTCCGGTCACCAAAAATCAGTACCAACAAATTGCTTCGCTGGTAAAAACGTTTGTCACCACCGGAATTGATGCTGTGGTGGTTGGGAAAAAGAAACACGCGCCGGTACAATTTCCCCTCCAGTTACCTTTTTAA
- the csx18 gene encoding CRISPR-associated protein Csx18 yields MPYSVVKQLVRYRSVLVALANAAITWVILIVAPLGLFAVILCTALVFFSSIVFGTVGDFALFSLLRPSGWNSVSATTDPENIDSQTSPTANPAKSQFEGKQQQNLP; encoded by the coding sequence ATGCCTTATTCCGTCGTCAAACAACTGGTTCGCTACCGCAGCGTTTTGGTTGCCCTCGCCAACGCTGCAATTACCTGGGTGATTTTAATTGTTGCGCCTTTGGGACTGTTTGCTGTTATTCTGTGTACGGCATTGGTCTTTTTCAGTAGTATTGTATTCGGTACCGTTGGGGATTTTGCCTTGTTTTCCCTGCTGCGACCCAGCGGTTGGAATTCTGTCTCTGCCACCACCGACCCAGAAAACATCGACTCCCAAACGTCGCCAACGGCAAATCCTGCCAAATCTCAATTTGAAGGAAAGCAACAGCAAAATTTGCCTTAA
- the cas1 gene encoding CRISPR-associated endonuclease Cas1: protein MTTLYLTEPGTTVGYSNQVLTVSRKEKTTSCRLAEVHLVVVLPGIQLSHSAISAFFDNGIETIFLRRDGRFRGRLQGQFATNPTVRLAQYQKVNTTFGRALAQKLVFGKVCNQRVLLQQRNRKSRGRISQLTEAIDILSAYQQQLKASDTPLQEDEIMGIEGICARTYYQALRHWFPEKWGFTGRNRRPPRDPINALLSWGYGVLLARVFAACVQGGLDPYLGFFHAIAPYRPNMVLDLMEEFRPVIVDRATIRLLEADLLTWEDFEPSPDGAGIWLGQTAKKLFLAQLEQQFQTKYRYPPQNQRRLALNQILLEQARWMGRCLASSELDYEAFVLR from the coding sequence ATGACCACTCTCTATCTCACCGAACCGGGAACCACAGTTGGCTATAGCAACCAGGTGTTAACGGTAAGCCGCAAGGAAAAGACAACTTCCTGTCGTTTGGCTGAAGTTCACCTAGTTGTGGTTTTGCCAGGGATACAACTCAGCCACAGTGCCATTTCCGCTTTCTTTGACAATGGGATTGAAACCATCTTTCTGCGGCGAGATGGACGATTTCGCGGACGCTTGCAAGGACAGTTTGCCACCAATCCCACGGTGCGGCTGGCGCAATATCAAAAAGTGAATACAACATTTGGGAGGGCGTTAGCACAAAAATTGGTTTTTGGCAAGGTTTGCAACCAACGAGTTTTGTTGCAGCAGCGAAATCGCAAAAGTCGCGGTCGTATTAGCCAACTTACAGAAGCCATTGACATTCTCAGCGCTTACCAGCAGCAGCTAAAAGCCAGCGATACGCCTTTACAGGAAGACGAAATTATGGGAATCGAGGGGATTTGTGCGCGGACCTACTACCAGGCTTTGCGCCATTGGTTTCCTGAAAAATGGGGATTTACAGGACGCAACCGCCGTCCTCCCCGCGATCCCATCAATGCTTTGCTCAGTTGGGGATATGGGGTTTTGCTGGCGCGTGTCTTTGCTGCCTGCGTTCAAGGGGGACTCGATCCGTACTTGGGATTTTTTCACGCGATCGCGCCTTACCGTCCCAATATGGTTTTGGATTTGATGGAGGAGTTTCGTCCGGTTATTGTCGATCGAGCCACCATTCGTTTGCTGGAAGCCGATTTACTGACGTGGGAGGATTTTGAGCCTTCTCCAGATGGTGCTGGCATTTGGTTGGGTCAAACCGCCAAAAAACTATTCTTAGCCCAGTTAGAACAGCAGTTTCAAACCAAATACCGCTATCCACCCCAAAACCAGCGTCGTTTGGCTTTAAATCAAATTTTGCTAGAACAAGCGCGATGGATGGGGCGATGTTTGGCATCTTCTGAGTTGGACTATGAGGCGTTTGTGTTGCGATGA
- the cas2 gene encoding CRISPR-associated endonuclease Cas2: MTNLWLVCYDIRDDKRRQRLAKLMEQRCQRVQYSVFECPVDAPTLDKLLSRWLKVLKLPEDSLRVYPLDAKAKAQARVYGSPPPYEPPDYLIL, translated from the coding sequence ATGACAAATTTATGGTTGGTTTGCTACGACATCCGCGATGACAAGCGACGGCAGCGGTTGGCAAAGCTAATGGAACAGCGATGCCAGCGGGTACAGTATTCGGTTTTTGAATGTCCTGTGGACGCGCCGACGCTGGATAAATTGTTGTCTCGGTGGTTGAAGGTGTTGAAGTTGCCGGAAGATAGTTTGCGCGTTTATCCGTTGGATGCGAAGGCGAAAGCGCAAGCGCGGGTATACGGAAGTCCACCTCCCTACGAACCACCTGATTATTTAATTTTGTAA
- a CDS encoding nucleoside deaminase → MLAAWQEAKTGFGEGGIPIGSVIVRNGEIVGRGHNRRVQQGSAILHAEMDALEKTGRQPASFYQEATLYTTLSPCSMCAGAILLYKIPHVVIGENDNFQGEEDLLKRRGVRVEVLNDPDCIELMKDFIELQPNLWFEDIGQQHC, encoded by the coding sequence ATGTTAGCTGCATGGCAAGAAGCGAAAACTGGCTTTGGTGAAGGAGGCATCCCCATTGGTTCGGTCATTGTTCGCAACGGGGAAATTGTTGGTCGCGGTCACAATCGCCGGGTTCAGCAAGGGAGTGCCATTCTCCATGCGGAAATGGATGCTTTGGAAAAGACTGGCAGACAACCAGCCTCTTTTTATCAAGAAGCAACCTTGTATACCACTCTCTCCCCTTGCAGTATGTGTGCCGGTGCTATCCTGTTGTATAAAATTCCCCATGTGGTCATTGGCGAAAACGATAATTTTCAAGGAGAAGAAGACCTCCTGAAACGTCGCGGGGTTCGCGTAGAAGTTCTCAACGACCCGGATTGTATCGAACTGATGAAAGATTTTATCGAGTTACAGCCGAATCTGTGGTTTGAAGATATCGGTCAACAACATTGTTGA
- a CDS encoding CPBP family intramembrane glutamic endopeptidase, whose translation MVIRHPLFAFFLLTFAISWGIPGLLLLLASWGNYDFSIEEYSPLSYLAVWSPAIAAMIIVTTTQGWLGLRQYLRRLLLWRVHWGWYAGILLGIPCANFLAAAFTEATGKNALMVPTVSASSLLVAAWLRLTEGPLEELGWRGLALPLLQRRFSGWQASIILGFVWGLWHVPAIFLGRELGGGTQGNLVLVLLQLFLGFIATAIVMTVVYNATGGSLLLAFLFHWMTNFPYPWETGVDISAMMDLLTVLAASLAVVLGRNYLGKAHLYTEVIPGIDELPLK comes from the coding sequence ATGGTCATACGGCATCCGTTGTTTGCCTTTTTCTTGCTAACTTTTGCCATTTCTTGGGGGATTCCGGGATTGCTGCTGCTATTGGCTAGCTGGGGAAACTATGACTTTTCCATTGAAGAATATTCTCCCCTTTCCTATCTGGCTGTCTGGTCTCCCGCGATCGCTGCTATGATAATCGTTACCACCACCCAAGGATGGTTGGGTCTGCGCCAATACCTGCGACGGTTGCTACTTTGGCGAGTTCATTGGGGATGGTATGCAGGCATTCTCCTGGGAATTCCTTGCGCGAACTTCCTAGCCGCTGCTTTCACGGAAGCCACCGGCAAAAATGCTCTCATGGTACCAACAGTTTCCGCCAGTAGTTTACTGGTTGCTGCTTGGCTGCGACTCACGGAAGGACCATTGGAAGAACTTGGCTGGCGGGGATTGGCACTGCCTCTGCTGCAGCGACGCTTCAGCGGCTGGCAAGCTTCTATTATTTTAGGGTTTGTTTGGGGATTGTGGCACGTTCCGGCAATTTTTCTCGGCAGGGAATTAGGCGGCGGTACCCAAGGCAATCTGGTTTTGGTTCTGCTACAGTTGTTTTTGGGGTTCATCGCGACGGCGATTGTCATGACGGTGGTTTACAATGCTACGGGTGGCAGTCTGCTGTTGGCGTTTCTGTTTCACTGGATGACCAATTTTCCCTATCCTTGGGAAACCGGAGTCGATATTTCGGCGATGATGGATTTGCTGACGGTTTTGGCTGCGAGTCTGGCGGTGGTTCTGGGAAGAAACTATCTAGGCAAGGCTCATTTATATACGGAAGTGATTCCTGGTATCGACGAACTACCATTGAAATAG